In the genome of Kitasatospora cathayae, one region contains:
- a CDS encoding DinB family protein, whose amino-acid sequence MNTDNRPVPSLTGGEREMLRGFLDFHRATLAMKCEGLTDEQLRERSSPPSTLSLLGLVRHMAEVERTWFRRVIDGEDVPLVWSEDGDYQVAYDASGSTRAEAFAAWQAEVEHSRRIELAAPSLDVAGYQPRWQAEVSLRLVMLHLIHEYARHNGHADFLREAIDGVVGA is encoded by the coding sequence ATGAACACCGACAATCGACCCGTACCGTCGCTGACCGGCGGCGAGCGCGAGATGCTGCGCGGCTTCCTGGACTTCCACCGGGCGACCCTCGCCATGAAGTGCGAGGGCCTGACCGACGAGCAGTTGCGGGAGCGCTCCAGCCCGCCGTCCACGCTGAGCCTGCTCGGGCTGGTGCGGCACATGGCGGAAGTGGAGCGCACCTGGTTCCGCCGGGTGATCGACGGGGAGGACGTCCCGCTGGTCTGGTCCGAGGACGGCGACTACCAGGTGGCCTACGACGCGAGCGGGTCCACCCGCGCCGAGGCCTTCGCCGCCTGGCAGGCCGAGGTCGAGCACTCCCGCCGGATCGAACTCGCCGCCCCCTCGCTCGACGTCGCCGGCTACCAGCCCCGCTGGCAGGCCGAGGTGTCGCTGCGCCTGGTGATGCTGCACCTGATCCACGAGTACGCCCGGCACAACGGGCACGCCGACTTCCTGCGTGAGGCCATCGACGGGGTGGTGGGGGCGTAG